DNA from Triticum aestivum cultivar Chinese Spring chromosome 7D, IWGSC CS RefSeq v2.1, whole genome shotgun sequence:
AATCCAGATGATCTCCGATCTTGTCTTTTCTCGAGACGAATACGATCTTGTCGTTTGGTACCATAGGGCATTCTAGAGTACGCTTATATTCCTACGGCGAGATATCTCAATTTTCGACTCATTTCACCACTCTACCCTACTTCCTCTCATCAAAGTCTCCATGTAAATCGTGTGGTCCCCACGTCGTTGCTCCCACAGCCAATGGCATTGCAAGTTGCAGGCCGCGAGATAAGCTTTCAAACCTCGATCGCACACTCGCTGCACAAGATAAGCTAGCCACATCGTTCCTTCTAGAAACGCACTGGAGGGCATCGCATTACACACCCTCGCACCTCACACCACTCCTCCATCCACCTTTTTGCCAGCGTGAGAGCTTCTTCTTTCTTGCGAGGGAGAGAGGGTAGCGAGCAACCAGGGAGCTAGGCGTCAATGGCGACCATAGCCACGATGACCATGCTCAAGCCCGCCAAGATCACGGCCAGGTCGGCGCCTTCGTCGCCGTCGTCCAGCGCCAAGGTGGCGTCGCCGAGCATCTCGCTGCGCAGCCTGCAGAAGAACGCGGCCAAGAAGGGAGCCCTGGCCGTGTCGCCGGCGGCCGCGGCCATGGCGAGCGCCTTCTTCACCTCGCTGGCCTCGTCGGACGCGGCGATGGCGTCGCAGCGGATCgcggacgtggcggcggcggccccCGCGGACGACAACCGGGGCCTGCTCCTGCTCTTCGTGGTGGCGCCCGCGCTCGGGTGGGTGCTCTACAACATCCTCCAGCCGGCGCTGAACCAGCTCAACAAGATGCGGTCCGAGAAGGCGCTCGTCGCCGGGCTCGGCAtcggcgccgccgcggccgccggcctGGCCGCCGTGCCGGAGCCGGCCTCCGCTGCCGTGCAGGAGCTGGCCGCGCTGGCGGCGGTCGCGCCGGCCGACGACAACCGGGGCCTGCTGCTGCTCTTCGTGGTGGCGCCCGCCCTCGGCTGGGTGCTCTACAACATCCTGCAGCCGGCGCTGAACCAGCTCAACAAAATGCGATCCAACTGAGCGCGCGTACGTCGTCGTCGTGGCATCGCATGCGGTCCGGCCGAGTGGGTTCGTATGTGTGTGTTCGTCTATTAAGAGTCGTGGTAGTAGCGTGGAACGTGGTGTGAGTGCCCGCTTGCATACTCTCTAATCTTGTTCCTTCCATTGATCAAATGCAGTACAGCTCTTCTTGTTTTCTCTTCTGCTACGTTCAGTGCAATGTTCTCTTCTGCTACGTTCCATGCTGGATTGGGTTTTTAGGGCAACTCTAACCAATCCTGTAAAAATAAAGGACGATCCTTAGCAAATGTTTTTACTTCAGATTTGACCGGTGCTAGCCGATCCACAATATATAACGAGTAAAGTTACTTTTTGTTTACGTATTTCGTCGAACATTTGTCATGCGTGTCCGCGATGATGGTGACCACATCGAAAACGCTGGCGTCCGCCATCGTGATCGTGCTCGGCGAGGATGGAAGGCGGCGTTGGGGTCACTCTAGAGCCACCCGTGGAAGCCCTCGACCGTCTCCCTCGGCCATCTCCCGTGCACGTCTTCCTGGCCACGTTC
Protein-coding regions in this window:
- the LOC123165132 gene encoding photosystem II core complex proteins psbY, chloroplastic; this translates as MATIATMTMLKPAKITARSAPSSPSSSAKVASPSISLRSLQKNAAKKGALAVSPAAAAMASAFFTSLASSDAAMASQRIADVAAAAPADDNRGLLLLFVVAPALGWVLYNILQPALNQLNKMRSEKALVAGLGIGAAAAAGLAAVPEPASAAVQELAALAAVAPADDNRGLLLLFVVAPALGWVLYNILQPALNQLNKMRSN